The Theileria orientalis strain Shintoku DNA, chromosome 3, complete genome genome window below encodes:
- a CDS encoding uncharacterized protein (DNA polymerase, beta-like region domain containing protein): MYRLCKINLPNSLISGKLLVNNSYSLCYWRSINRTRSIIYGNSRSFSSGLNENNNHESSKKEDSLLDLLVELNYSGKKKYSPSYKLRLLYNIITNDKNDEVTYSSHVSNILLQLWKSRGMLNNSELSLFDKICYELSEKIWTVMPNRTNTLPDRLYYSQFKYELRKLNDEILNPTPEQYQKKQNLIDHLTPIFKSTIDGKLYTFGSCDNGLWSRGSDIDLCLVVPNCDSKRYMLSKLNLIKSCLSNSDIISKISIISARVPIVKLYDMDNNNLCDISINNTVALLNSEYVKTMCNIDSRVVTMGRFIKYWATCRKINNRAEGTMSSYTLILQLFYYLQNRDPPIIPTLKEIEINERNGDNIESNDSEKSEHSEDIQSINDNVNHIISQEYNYLRDPKEIRSKCDYLNKNEEDVIDLLFGFFEFYSHPMFSGGMTCSTIDMYTNEVTENENGSLIVKCPLSKKNVNPFTIRMWQSIYSEFKRANDLIRLKQPLSTICQEMHLPPLELQMQQHQINQQKLLGLFK, encoded by the exons ATGTATAGattatgtaaaattaatttaccaAATTCATTAATATCTGGAAAATTACTAGTAAATAATTCATATTCACTTTGTTATTGGAGAAGCATAAACCGTACTCGCTCTATTATTTACGGAAATTCTAGAAGCTTCAGTTCAGGTttgaatgaaaataataaccACGAATcaagtaaaaaggaagattCCTTACTTGATTTGCTGGTAGAATTGAATTATTCTGGTAAAAAGAAGTATTCTCCAAGCTATAAACTGAGATTgctgtacaatataataactaatgataaaaacgaTGAAGTCACATACTCTTCACATGTTTCAAACATTCTCCTGCAACTATGGAAGTCACGAG GAATGTTGAATAACAGTGAACTATCActttttgataaaatatgcTACGAATTATCGGAAAAAATATGGACCGTTATGCCAAATAGGACAAACACACTGCCAGACag GTTGTATTATAGTCAATTTAAGTACGAATTGAGGAAACTTAACGATGAAATATTGAATCCGACACCAGAGCAGTATCAGAAGAAGCAAAATTTAATAGACCACCTGACgccaatatttaaatcgaCAATAGACGGAAAGTTATACACGTTCGGATCATGCGATAATGGACTATG GAGCAGAGGAAGTGATATTGATTTATGCCTAGTGGTACCAAACTGCGATTCAAAAAGATATATGCTATCAAAGTTAAATTTG ATAAAATCGTGTTTATCAAACAGTGATATCATATCGAAGATATCAATCATATCAGCAAGAGTGCCAATAGTAAAG TTGTACGATATGGATAATAATAACCTGTGCGACATAAGCATAAACAACACAGTGGCTTTACTAAACTCAGAATATGTGAaaacaatgtgtaacatagaTAGCAGAGTGGTAACAATGGGAAGATTCATTAAGTACTGGGCAACGTgtagaaaaataaataacagaGCTGAGGGAACAATGTCGTCGTACACACTGATACTCCAGCTGTTTTACTATTTGCAAAACAGAGATCCACCAATAATACCAACATTAAA agaaattgaaataaatgAAAGGAATGGAGACAATATTGAATCGAATGACAGCGAAAAGAGTGAACATAGCGAAGATATCCAGTCCATCAATGACAATGTTAATCACATCATATCACAGGAGTATAACTATTTAAGAGATCCTAA gGAGATTAGGAGTAAATGTGActatttgaataaaaatgaagaggACGTGATCGATTTACTGTTTGGATTCTTTGAATTCTACTCACACCCAATGTTCTCAGGTGGAATGACCTGCAGTACCATAGATATGTACACCAACGAAGTCACCGAAAATGAAAACGGCTCACTGATAGTTAAGTGTCCACTGTCAAAGAAGAACGTTAACCCGTTTACGATTAGAATGTGGCAGTCGATATACAGCGAGTTTAAGCGCGCGAACGACCTGATAAGGTTGAAGCAGCCACTAAGTACTATTTGCCAGGAGATGCACCTACCGCCTCTGGAGTTACAAATGCAGCAGCATCAAATAAATCAGCAGAAATTACTGGGACTATTCAAATAA
- a CDS encoding uncharacterized protein (thioredoxin-like fold domain containing protein), producing the protein MYRLFCNDINKIRNLNLCRNLRPFRASNHSHFHTSVANVADKIAYRVLKFGVASTVVGGLGYFGYSNDLLPLSPKIPLEEADEDSFDSMDNLAVVILNSRRDYQRKTIELLRSMLPEGVSLYYSVKKARQEGAMVMVCKGMRKKYFPLAKLAEESARDEIRNEVEVFFKPISQEVYILNNERVPEYVSYKDFQSRVVNLATEDSPIILQMFENSCFLCFLIRPFINSVNKHLVSIEHPIRIKRLNLELNDFPNGCPVTRATPTFVFYNGQKNGDKWEEFKPQDFVRKLSEVGNLSEDSKAYLTELCEKISERFALFGRLAHWLSESHRLQDLMLKRYSPEYELTSDELCFLVYDKHSHLNTGTSSNNTVSTTLLVIAILAVLLLAFSITIILVVLSSVSVALIILIIITIQQDMKKSDNLEENLVNLKNEIESAEKDCIAIAEMLAQEILESEKSPEC; encoded by the exons ATGTATAGATTGTTTTGCAATGATATTAATAAGATTAGAAATCTGAACTTGTGTAGAAATTTGAGGCCGTTTAGGGCCTCCAATCATTCGCATTTCCATACTTCTGTGGCCAATGTTGCTGATAAAATAGCTTACAGAGTTTTAAAGTTTGGTGTAGCATCCACTGTTGTTGGCGGTTTGGGCTACTTCGGGTACTCAAACGACCTGTTGCCGCTGTCGCCTAAGATTCCTCTAGAAGAG GCTGATGAAGATTCTTTTGATTCCATGGACAACTTAGCCGTCGTTATCTTAAACAGTAGAAGAGACTACCAGAGGAAGACCATTGAGCTCCTGCGTTCAATGCTCCCCGAGGGTGTCAGCTTGTATTATAGTGTGAA GAAGGCGCGTCAGGAAGGCGCAATGGTTATGGTCTGTAAAGGGATGCGGAAAAAGTATTTCCCTCTTGCTAAATTGGCCGAGGAATCGGCTCGCGATGAGATTAGGAACGAAGTGGAGGTTTTTTTCAAGCCCATTTCGCAGGAagtttacattttaaacaacgAGAGGGTGCCTGAGTACGTTTCGTACAAGGACTTTCAGTCGAGG GTTGTCAATCTCGCAACTGAAGATAGTCCAATCATTCTTCAAATGTTTGAAAATTCCTGTTTTCTGTGCTTCTTAATAAGGCCTTTTATAAATTCAGTAAATAAGCATTTGGTGTCCATAGAGCATCCGATCAGGATTAAGAGGCTGAACCTTGAGTTGAACGACTTCCCCAATGGGTGTCCAGTTACAAGAGCAACACCGACGTTTGTTTTCTACAATGGGCAGAAGAACGGAGATAAGTGGGAGGAGTTTAAGCCTCAGGACTTTGTAAGGAAGCTTTCAGAG gTTGGAAACTTGAGTGAGGATAGTAAGGCGTATTTAACTGAACTGTGCGAGAAGATTTCAGAGAGATTTGCACTGTTCGGAAGGCTTGCGCATTGGCTGTCAGAATCGCACCGCTTACAGGATTTGATGCTGAAGAGGTATTCTCCAGAATATGAACTAACAAGTGACGAG CTTTGTTTTCTTGTTTATGATAAGCATAGTCATTTAAATACTGGTACCAGTAGCAATAATACTGTCAGTACCACCTTATTGGTAATTGCAATATTGGCAGTACTGTTATTAGCATTTTCAATAACTATAATACTGGTGGTACTATCGTCAGTGTCAGTAGcattaataatattgataattatAACTATTCAACAGGATATGAAAAAGAGTGACAATTTAGAGGAGAATTTGGTCAATTTGAAGAACGAGATCGAATCCGCCGAAAAGGACTGCATTGCAATTGCAGAAATGTTGGCGCAGGAGATACTCGAGTCTGAAAAATCTCCCgaatgttaa